DNA sequence from the Fimbriimonadaceae bacterium genome:
ATCGTGATGGTCCATGCCGTGAATATGCGCGATGAGCAGGGACTCATTGCACTTGTCGTTTCGACAGCTATTCGAACCGGAATAGAGCTGGAACACCTGAGCGATATGCACGACCGTGTGCTGATCGTTTGCCCGGCTGATGAAGCAGACCGCCTCGCTGTCGAACTGGGTCAGATTCACGGAGGTCTGGCTTGAACATCAAGGTGATGAAGTTCGGCGGAACTAGCGTGCAAACCGCCGAATCACGAGCAACCGCGGCATGGCGCGTCATTGCTGAAAAAGAGAAGGGATGTATGCCGGTTGTCGTCGTGAGCGCCATTGGACGCAAGGGCGATCCTTACGCAACCGACACCCTCATGAACATGATCCGGGCGATTGACCCAACAGTTGAGCCGGACGAGCGCGAGATGGACTTGCTTATCGCCTGCGGCGAAATCTTATCCGCTTCGATCTTTGCCCACACGCTCAAAACCCTGGGTCACGCCGCCCAAGCTTTTCGTGGGGGCCAAGCCGGAATTCGAACCGACGGACAGTTCGGCAATGCCCGCATCGTGAGCATCAACCCCATCTCCGTTGTCGAGGCATTGGAGGAAGGATTCATCCCGGTCGTTTGTGGTTTCCAGGGCACCTTCGTCAAGCGCCCAGGCCTGCCCGGCGGTGAGTTGACCACGCTCGGAAGAGGCGGGTCGGACACCACTGCTGCCGCGATTGGCGCGGCGTTGCACGCAAGCGCGGTAGAGATCTTTACAGACGTGGATGGCGTAAAAACCGCCGACCCCGACTACGTCAAGAACGCCAAAACCCTGCGCCAGGTGACTTACGATGAAGTCGCCGAAATTGCCCACTTGGGTGCTAAAGTTGTCCACCCCAGAGCCGCCGAAATCGCCATGAAATTCTCGATTCCACTCTGGGTCAAGAATACATTCAGTGACGACCCTGGAACGGAAATCACAGGCCAGGATTCGATCCCAGGAAGGCGTGTTACCGGCGTAACGCACACGGCAAGATTGGTCAGCCTACAGTTTGATTTGCAAAACTGCAAGCCCGAACACCGAGTGCAAATCGAATCCAAAGTCTATGAGATGATGGCTCGCTACGAGCTGAACCTCTTTATGATGAACCACAGCGCAGAGGGATTCGGATTTGCCGTTCCGCGCGACCATTACAAAGTCGTCGAAGACCTGCTGGATGCGTTGGTCCTCTCAATGCCCGGCGACGA
Encoded proteins:
- a CDS encoding aspartate kinase, with translation MNIKVMKFGGTSVQTAESRATAAWRVIAEKEKGCMPVVVVSAIGRKGDPYATDTLMNMIRAIDPTVEPDEREMDLLIACGEILSASIFAHTLKTLGHAAQAFRGGQAGIRTDGQFGNARIVSINPISVVEALEEGFIPVVCGFQGTFVKRPGLPGGELTTLGRGGSDTTAAAIGAALHASAVEIFTDVDGVKTADPDYVKNAKTLRQVTYDEVAEIAHLGAKVVHPRAAEIAMKFSIPLWVKNTFSDDPGTEITGQDSIPGRRVTGVTHTARLVSLQFDLQNCKPEHRVQIESKVYEMMARYELNLFMMNHSAEGFGFAVPRDHYKVVEDLLDALVLSMPGDESVHMFYIGQKLSKAAETQADLLESLKRVTTIPIQLTENCTVVSLVGREYLRQPGVYLDVLTTLREQDIPVLQTSDSDFSLSVLVLEVDSERTVRALHDKFGLGEIA